In the Lujinxingia litoralis genome, one interval contains:
- a CDS encoding DUF4241 domain-containing protein, with translation MRFHAFRDFEDGTIIDGLGFDIVVHRRSVGSINLPSGQLIACDPLHALDTEPFALELTPGRYPVHLLVAELRDERRNAYAVVRVGEGPVRRWESAELSLSAANHDQARPSLLDTIDEDPGYPVDSSLGCFTDARTASALIDYQQIVMPEDNDFERLLLARLRKRRRGGPGFGSLDLRRDLKLPMPEGLNLIAFDTGFGPGHYVTYVGLDEEGEVVSVVTDFQVLDLRFPSFPLPKMSSFNEFE, from the coding sequence ATGCGCTTTCACGCTTTTCGCGACTTTGAAGACGGCACCATCATCGATGGGCTGGGCTTCGATATTGTGGTCCATCGCCGTTCGGTGGGTTCGATTAACCTACCCTCGGGCCAGCTGATCGCCTGCGATCCGCTGCATGCGCTCGATACCGAGCCCTTTGCTCTGGAGCTGACCCCGGGACGTTATCCGGTCCACCTGTTGGTGGCGGAGCTTCGCGACGAGCGGCGCAATGCGTACGCGGTGGTGCGCGTCGGCGAGGGGCCGGTGCGGCGCTGGGAATCCGCGGAGTTAAGTCTTTCTGCAGCCAATCACGACCAGGCGCGGCCCTCGCTCCTGGATACGATTGATGAAGACCCGGGTTACCCGGTCGACTCGTCATTAGGGTGTTTTACCGATGCCAGGACGGCCAGCGCGCTGATCGACTATCAGCAGATCGTGATGCCCGAAGATAATGATTTTGAGCGTCTGCTTCTGGCCCGGTTGCGTAAGCGCCGGCGTGGCGGTCCCGGGTTCGGTTCCCTGGATTTACGCCGTGATCTGAAACTGCCGATGCCCGAGGGGCTCAATCTCATCGCGTTTGATACCGGGTTTGGTCCCGGGCATTACGTGACGTACGTGGGATTGGACGAGGAGGGGGAGGTGGTCAGCGTGGTGACCGACTTTCAGGTCCTGGATCTGCGCTTCCCTTCGTTTCCGCTGCCGAAAATGTCCTCGTTCAACGAGTTTGAGTGA
- the tpiA gene encoding triose-phosphate isomerase yields MRTPIVAGNWKMNLGRREALELGRAIAEGAPTQGVTAIVAPVALHLAALGEALASAPVLLASQNAHWAESGAYTGELAGPMLREVGVRYVILGHSERRQYFGESDEGVNRKTRAMLAQGLRPIVCFGESLEEREAGQTQAKVEFQVRAALAGVGAEDAKDVVLAYEPIWAIGTGKTASPEQAQEVHGFLRGVLEDLYDRATAQAMPILYGGSVKPSNFAELIGQPDIDGGLVGGASLKAESFLELCRIAVQQGPKG; encoded by the coding sequence ATGCGCACCCCTATTGTCGCTGGAAACTGGAAAATGAACCTTGGCCGCCGCGAAGCTCTGGAGCTGGGACGAGCGATTGCCGAGGGGGCTCCCACCCAGGGGGTGACCGCGATTGTGGCGCCTGTGGCGCTGCATCTGGCAGCGCTTGGCGAGGCGCTGGCTTCGGCGCCGGTGCTCCTGGCCAGCCAAAATGCGCACTGGGCCGAGTCGGGAGCGTACACCGGTGAGTTGGCCGGGCCGATGTTGCGAGAAGTCGGCGTACGTTATGTGATCCTGGGGCATAGTGAGCGGCGCCAGTATTTTGGGGAGAGCGACGAGGGGGTCAACCGTAAGACCCGAGCGATGTTGGCTCAGGGGCTGCGCCCCATTGTGTGTTTTGGGGAGTCGCTGGAAGAGCGTGAAGCCGGGCAGACACAGGCCAAGGTCGAGTTTCAGGTACGTGCGGCGCTGGCGGGGGTGGGCGCCGAAGACGCGAAGGATGTCGTACTGGCCTACGAGCCGATCTGGGCCATTGGTACCGGTAAGACGGCCTCGCCAGAGCAGGCTCAAGAGGTGCACGGATTTTTGCGGGGTGTGCTCGAAGATCTTTATGACCGGGCCACGGCGCAGGCGATGCCAATTCTCTACGGCGGGAGTGTTAAGCCCTCTAATTTTGCCGAGCTTATCGGTCAGCCCGATATTGATGGCGGTCTGGTGGGTGGGGCGAGCCTGAAGGCGGAGAGCTTTTTGGAGCTCTGCCGGATTGCGGTACAGCAGGGCCCGAAGGGCTGA
- a CDS encoding efflux RND transporter permease subunit — translation MLKKLIDLCLTHRPVVLLLTLISIAFGLVSLRDLPFDAFPETAPPLVNVNTLAEGLSAEEVELQVTRRVEQSISGMPGLVHVRSLSNFGFSQVTAVFEEDADLLTSRQLVAERLASVTLPEGVARPSLGPMSSGLGEIFQYILVSPGRSLAELRVLHDYQIRPRLLSVPGVAEVNTWGGHEPQIEIVVDPHKLRARGRTLGQIEDALRDNHLSVGGGLITESSESMTVHGRGRLTSLKALAELPVAGEGVAMLRLGDVAEIRRGHALRRGALTAFGNGEHVMGLVFALPGQNTRAIAQHLEARLSQIQTDLPEDVELRVVYNRTDLIDQILETVRNNLFEGALLVIAILFVLMGNLRAGLIVALAIPLSMLFAFNLMLKFGVAGSLMSLGAIDFGLLVDSSVIMVENAERRLAEAPTDADPLEVVRDAAAEVRRPTLFGELIITSVYLPILALEGVEGALFRPMALTMIFALLGSMLLSLTLTPVLASYLLTRRQRPEPWAARQLKRLYTPVLDRALSHRWPVVAIGLGCLIAAGALSTTLGARFIPRLEERAITANTVRLAGVSLNETLRYGTRLETHLKSEFPNEIKHIWTRTGTGEVATDPMGLEVSDIFIMLHPRSRWTRVSTQEELTDELRTFFENVPGLRTTLSQPIELRINELSSGLRSELGIRLFGDDLEVLRDKGQELMAVLAGVKGIASLSTEQLLGQHVVEINVDHERAIRAGLSAREVLRAVELIGGRPLGEYYEGEVRLPLVLRVNEPLRQQPELLEELPLTGPQGPVMLGEVARVSVRPAPASLNREWGQRRLLIQAELQTDDVLSVVHAARKAVDEHFDAPPGYHVTFSGQFENYERARSRLFVLIPLTLLLVLTLLYLTYGRFSDMLRVFSGVPFAAVGGVVALWGRDLPFSISAAVGFVALMGIAVLGDIVLVSTIRGLTARGIPTLDAVRQAALMRVRPVLMTGLVAALGFLPMAMSTGVGAEVQRPLATVVIGGVLTSTLSTLVVLPVLYVIFTQTRRS, via the coding sequence ATGCTAAAAAAACTCATCGATCTCTGCCTGACTCACCGCCCGGTGGTCCTGCTGCTTACGTTGATTTCGATAGCCTTCGGACTTGTGTCCCTGCGCGATCTTCCCTTTGACGCCTTCCCCGAGACGGCCCCCCCGCTGGTCAACGTCAACACCCTCGCCGAAGGCCTCTCCGCCGAAGAAGTCGAACTTCAGGTCACCCGACGCGTAGAGCAGAGCATCAGCGGAATGCCGGGCCTCGTTCACGTGCGCTCCCTCTCAAACTTTGGATTCTCACAGGTCACCGCCGTCTTCGAGGAAGACGCCGACCTCCTCACCAGTCGCCAACTCGTCGCCGAACGCCTGGCATCTGTGACGCTCCCCGAAGGAGTCGCACGCCCCTCCCTGGGACCGATGTCGAGCGGTCTCGGCGAAATCTTTCAGTATATACTGGTCAGCCCCGGACGCTCGCTCGCAGAGCTCCGGGTGCTCCATGACTACCAGATACGTCCGCGCCTGCTCAGCGTCCCCGGCGTGGCCGAAGTTAACACCTGGGGCGGGCACGAACCACAGATCGAGATCGTCGTCGATCCCCACAAACTACGCGCTCGTGGTCGCACCCTCGGACAGATCGAAGACGCGCTGCGCGACAATCACCTTAGCGTCGGGGGTGGACTCATCACGGAGTCCTCCGAGTCGATGACCGTGCACGGGCGCGGCCGCCTGACTTCGCTCAAAGCACTTGCTGAACTCCCGGTGGCCGGGGAGGGCGTTGCGATGTTGCGCCTGGGCGACGTGGCCGAAATCCGGCGTGGACACGCCCTGAGGCGCGGGGCGCTCACGGCCTTTGGAAATGGCGAGCATGTGATGGGGCTCGTCTTTGCACTGCCCGGTCAAAACACCCGCGCCATCGCTCAACATCTGGAAGCACGCCTCTCCCAGATACAGACCGATCTCCCCGAGGATGTTGAACTTCGAGTGGTCTACAATCGCACCGACCTCATCGATCAGATCCTCGAAACGGTGCGAAACAACCTCTTCGAAGGCGCACTGCTGGTCATTGCCATCCTCTTCGTACTCATGGGCAACCTGCGTGCCGGGCTAATTGTGGCGTTGGCCATTCCCCTCTCCATGCTCTTTGCCTTCAACCTGATGCTCAAATTCGGAGTGGCCGGCAGCCTGATGAGCCTGGGGGCAATCGACTTCGGGCTGCTCGTCGACAGCTCCGTCATCATGGTTGAGAACGCCGAACGCCGCCTGGCCGAGGCCCCGACCGATGCCGATCCGCTGGAGGTGGTACGCGATGCGGCCGCCGAGGTACGCCGCCCGACCCTCTTCGGCGAACTCATCATCACCAGCGTATACCTGCCGATCCTGGCGCTGGAGGGCGTCGAAGGTGCGCTCTTCCGCCCGATGGCGCTCACCATGATCTTTGCGCTCCTGGGCTCCATGCTCCTCTCGCTGACCCTGACTCCGGTACTTGCCAGCTACCTCTTAACCCGACGACAGCGCCCCGAGCCCTGGGCTGCTCGCCAGCTCAAACGACTCTATACCCCGGTGCTCGACCGGGCACTGAGTCACCGCTGGCCGGTGGTTGCCATCGGACTGGGCTGTCTCATCGCCGCCGGAGCGCTCTCCACAACCCTGGGAGCGCGCTTTATCCCCCGGCTCGAAGAACGCGCCATAACCGCCAATACCGTCCGCCTGGCAGGCGTATCCCTGAACGAAACGCTGCGCTACGGCACTCGCCTCGAAACACACCTAAAGTCAGAATTCCCAAACGAAATCAAACACATCTGGACCCGAACTGGCACCGGAGAAGTTGCCACCGATCCAATGGGTCTGGAGGTGAGTGATATCTTCATCATGCTCCACCCCCGGTCGCGTTGGACCCGCGTCAGCACTCAAGAAGAGCTTACTGACGAGCTCCGCACCTTCTTCGAAAACGTCCCCGGCCTACGCACCACCCTCTCCCAGCCCATTGAACTCCGCATCAACGAGCTCAGCTCCGGACTTCGCAGCGAACTCGGCATCCGCCTCTTCGGTGATGACCTCGAGGTCTTACGCGATAAGGGCCAGGAACTCATGGCGGTACTCGCTGGCGTCAAAGGCATTGCCAGCCTGAGCACCGAACAGCTCCTGGGACAGCATGTGGTCGAAATCAACGTCGATCACGAACGCGCCATACGCGCCGGGCTCAGCGCCCGAGAGGTCTTGCGCGCCGTGGAACTCATCGGCGGGCGCCCCCTGGGAGAGTATTATGAGGGAGAAGTGCGCCTTCCCCTGGTGCTCCGAGTCAATGAACCCTTGCGTCAACAGCCCGAATTGCTGGAAGAACTCCCGCTTACCGGCCCTCAAGGTCCGGTGATGCTGGGAGAGGTCGCCCGAGTTTCTGTACGCCCGGCGCCGGCCTCGCTCAACCGTGAATGGGGCCAGCGCCGCCTACTGATACAGGCAGAACTTCAGACCGACGACGTCCTCTCCGTAGTCCACGCTGCCCGGAAGGCGGTCGACGAACACTTTGACGCCCCCCCGGGCTACCATGTCACCTTTAGCGGACAATTTGAAAACTACGAGCGTGCCAGAAGTCGCCTGTTCGTCCTCATCCCGCTGACACTACTTTTAGTACTCACACTTCTCTACCTGACCTACGGTCGTTTTAGCGACATGCTTCGAGTCTTCAGCGGAGTCCCCTTCGCTGCGGTCGGAGGAGTCGTCGCTTTATGGGGGCGCGACCTCCCCTTCAGCATCTCCGCCGCCGTCGGTTTTGTGGCACTGATGGGCATCGCCGTACTCGGTGATATTGTGCTGGTTTCCACCATCCGAGGACTGACTGCCCGGGGGATTCCCACACTTGACGCTGTCCGCCAGGCCGCACTGATGCGGGTGCGGCCGGTCCTGATGACAGGACTGGTAGCCGCACTGGGCTTTCTACCCATGGCCATGAGTACGGGCGTCGGCGCCGAAGTTCAGCGACCGCTCGCCACCGTCGTCATCGGCGGAGTGCTAACCTCCACGCTCTCGACCCTGGTGGTGCTACCCGTGCTCTACGTGATCTTCACACAAACACGACGCTCATAA
- a CDS encoding efflux RND transporter periplasmic adaptor subunit codes for MHPLAFLKFVAILVTLPLTFACENAPDAPPSEAQHAPPSEAPLRTNPNDWCAGHDIPESMCTKCNPELIDGFKRQGDWCAEHDFPESACPFCNPITPPSQTPGHRHTPTTTAGDVHLMTAQPGDWCAGHDIPESMCTKCNPELIDGFKRQGDWCAEHDFPESACPFCNPIAAPTAGVVLHTADHEELAGVETSPARAEQSTGETHAPARIMYNTDRLAEVRTLQEGLIREVLVNLGDRVEAGQALLKLESAEAADHQAEVRAARETLRVARAHLARQQSLRDEGIKGQRDVDLASREVELARARVRSLEASRRLGGALDSQGMLTLRAPISGEVIERRATLGGVASADVALFTVADRRQMWAEVFVPGMHSHLVTLGQRAQLSLEQAPDVQVQGHVTQIDSRVDPNTGLLKVRLELEPAALPLRHGEAARATLETGPPQTTLRLPRRAVQRFNEQRVVFVREGAGVYQTRTIEVLRSNRDWVWVRGELTEGEPVVTTGAFVLLTELRAEDIGVGCTH; via the coding sequence ATGCATCCTCTCGCTTTTCTCAAGTTCGTCGCGATTCTGGTGACGCTTCCCCTCACCTTCGCCTGTGAAAATGCGCCCGATGCGCCACCCTCGGAAGCACAACATGCTCCACCCTCGGAGGCGCCTCTCCGCACCAATCCCAACGACTGGTGCGCCGGACACGACATCCCCGAATCCATGTGCACGAAGTGCAACCCCGAACTTATCGACGGGTTCAAACGCCAGGGTGACTGGTGCGCGGAGCACGACTTCCCCGAATCCGCCTGCCCCTTCTGCAACCCCATCACTCCCCCCTCCCAGACGCCGGGCCACCGACACACACCGACGACGACCGCCGGTGACGTCCACCTGATGACCGCGCAACCCGGCGACTGGTGCGCCGGACACGACATCCCCGAATCCATGTGCACAAAGTGCAACCCCGAACTTATCGACGGGTTCAAACGCCAGGGTGACTGGTGCGCGGAGCACGACTTCCCCGAATCCGCCTGCCCCTTCTGCAACCCGATCGCCGCACCCACCGCCGGAGTCGTGTTGCACACCGCCGATCACGAAGAACTCGCCGGCGTCGAAACCTCACCGGCCCGCGCCGAACAAAGCACCGGCGAAACGCACGCCCCGGCCCGTATCATGTACAACACCGACCGCCTGGCCGAGGTGCGAACCCTCCAAGAGGGGCTCATCCGCGAGGTCCTGGTCAACCTCGGCGATCGGGTGGAAGCAGGCCAGGCGCTCCTCAAACTCGAGAGCGCCGAGGCTGCCGACCACCAGGCCGAGGTACGAGCCGCCCGCGAGACTCTGCGTGTGGCCCGGGCACATCTGGCACGCCAGCAGTCGCTCCGCGACGAGGGCATCAAGGGCCAGCGCGACGTTGACCTTGCCAGCCGCGAGGTCGAACTCGCCCGGGCTCGCGTGCGCTCCCTCGAAGCGTCCCGGCGTCTGGGCGGCGCCCTGGACTCGCAGGGAATGCTCACCCTGCGAGCCCCGATCTCCGGCGAGGTCATTGAGCGACGCGCCACCCTGGGAGGAGTTGCCAGCGCGGATGTGGCGCTCTTCACCGTCGCCGATCGCCGCCAGATGTGGGCCGAGGTCTTTGTTCCCGGCATGCACTCTCACCTGGTGACCCTGGGACAACGCGCGCAGTTATCCCTGGAACAGGCCCCGGATGTTCAGGTCCAGGGACACGTCACCCAGATCGACAGCCGCGTCGATCCGAACACCGGTCTTCTCAAAGTTCGCCTGGAACTTGAGCCGGCCGCACTCCCGCTGCGCCACGGGGAGGCTGCACGCGCCACCCTGGAGACCGGCCCTCCCCAAACCACCCTCCGCCTGCCACGCCGCGCCGTTCAACGCTTCAATGAGCAGCGAGTGGTCTTTGTCCGCGAAGGGGCGGGCGTCTACCAGACCCGCACCATCGAAGTCCTGCGCTCCAATCGCGACTGGGTCTGGGTGCGCGGTGAACTCACCGAGGGTGAGCCCGTGGTCACCACCGGTGCCTTCGTCCTGCTGACCGAGCTGCGCGCCGAAGACATCGGCGTGGGCTGCACCCACTGA
- a CDS encoding TonB-dependent receptor, which translates to MAVFRSMFPRCVMVTLLAAPGVASAESVPEGEDVVATSPEEGLTSEDEQRGSEASGEVETIASVTVSGRRAQPEFEAERSVSVIDEAELAARQSVSLGEALSEEPGVSLQATTRGSETVYVRGLVGPENLILVDGVRFNQSTFRTGPNQYLATLSPGALARVELLRGPGSVLYGSGAMGGVIELQPEAIPTQGSDIRVTLRGRTADLGRGFDLRGGWGTSKVGAMAGATMMSHDRLSVGSRGGEGIFLAAESEGEMLASDYEQRFYQGGMRLADEAGKTELELRYLHGAIEGAKRTDQLGLGQMREIDNSDDLVWATFRRDELGPLSELEVFGAYHRTDEQTARVKCTFGDDVPPSDELLRRCASLDDSLIGSRRRLRDTVQTFGGGFRVELFPAERLRVLAGGEGYFDAVASRREDAAGGGGEFVLAARGNFADGSTYSTLGGYAHGEFSLWSDGARELVANGGARVEHARAFAPGVNATLGDVSFANTGVVGQLGLNLLVGQRYNIYANWSQGFRSPNLQETTVLGDTGNFFEVPNDELGPERSDTFEVGLKSRLPYLGQLRAGVFASLISDRITGVDGTYQGQSEVDGKQVRVRVNADQAYYYGLEAGLRSEAFFGVSLYGNLALIDGAVEASEPDASFEGGPLHGLFAGDRDWTTPRRLPPMQYLVGLSYSPLPEVQAALFVQGAGAQERLSSGDRRDYRICEVAPGQLAAEVGQECGGTPGWATLNLRASYRPLPLLELDLALTNLSDERYQHHGSGMLGAGRQALLSATLGF; encoded by the coding sequence ATGGCGGTCTTCAGAAGCATGTTTCCTCGCTGTGTGATGGTCACGTTGCTGGCAGCGCCGGGTGTGGCGAGTGCCGAAAGCGTGCCGGAGGGCGAAGACGTCGTTGCGACGTCTCCAGAAGAGGGGCTGACATCTGAGGATGAGCAGCGGGGCTCGGAGGCTTCGGGCGAGGTTGAGACGATCGCGAGTGTGACGGTCAGTGGGCGCCGGGCGCAGCCGGAGTTTGAGGCGGAGCGCAGCGTGTCGGTGATCGACGAGGCAGAGCTGGCCGCGCGTCAGTCGGTTTCGCTGGGGGAGGCGCTTAGTGAGGAGCCCGGGGTGAGTCTTCAGGCCACTACCCGGGGCTCGGAGACGGTGTATGTGCGCGGGCTGGTGGGGCCGGAGAACCTGATTTTGGTCGACGGCGTGCGTTTTAATCAGTCCACTTTTCGTACCGGTCCCAACCAGTATCTGGCCACGCTTTCTCCGGGGGCGTTGGCGCGGGTGGAGCTGTTGCGCGGTCCGGGGAGCGTCCTCTACGGAAGCGGGGCGATGGGCGGGGTCATTGAGCTGCAGCCGGAGGCGATTCCTACGCAGGGGAGCGATATCCGTGTCACGCTCCGAGGGCGCACCGCCGATCTGGGGCGAGGATTCGATCTGCGCGGCGGGTGGGGGACTTCAAAGGTGGGTGCGATGGCCGGGGCGACGATGATGTCGCACGATCGGCTCTCGGTTGGTTCGCGTGGCGGCGAGGGGATCTTCCTGGCGGCGGAGTCCGAGGGGGAGATGCTGGCCAGCGATTATGAGCAGAGATTTTATCAGGGGGGGATGCGTCTTGCAGATGAGGCGGGGAAGACCGAGCTGGAATTGCGCTATTTGCATGGCGCAATTGAGGGCGCCAAGCGCACTGACCAGCTCGGGCTTGGGCAGATGCGGGAGATCGATAACAGCGATGACCTGGTCTGGGCGACGTTCCGGCGCGACGAGTTGGGGCCGCTCTCGGAGCTTGAGGTCTTTGGCGCGTATCACCGTACGGATGAGCAGACGGCGCGGGTGAAGTGTACGTTTGGCGACGATGTTCCACCCTCGGATGAGCTGTTGCGGCGCTGTGCTTCGCTGGATGACTCGCTTATCGGGAGTCGCCGGCGGTTGCGGGATACCGTGCAAACCTTTGGCGGAGGCTTTCGGGTGGAGCTTTTTCCTGCCGAGAGGTTACGGGTGCTCGCCGGCGGGGAAGGCTACTTCGATGCGGTGGCATCTCGCCGAGAAGATGCGGCCGGTGGGGGCGGCGAGTTTGTGCTGGCTGCCCGGGGGAACTTCGCCGATGGCTCGACGTACTCCACGTTGGGGGGCTATGCCCATGGGGAGTTTAGCCTGTGGTCGGACGGAGCGCGGGAGCTGGTGGCCAACGGTGGCGCGCGCGTCGAGCATGCCCGGGCCTTTGCTCCCGGGGTCAACGCGACGCTGGGCGATGTGAGTTTTGCCAATACCGGGGTGGTGGGGCAGCTGGGGCTGAATCTGCTGGTCGGTCAGCGATACAACATCTACGCCAACTGGAGTCAGGGGTTTCGTTCGCCGAACCTTCAGGAGACGACGGTCCTGGGAGATACCGGGAACTTCTTTGAGGTTCCCAATGATGAGCTGGGGCCGGAGCGCAGCGATACGTTTGAGGTGGGGTTAAAGAGTCGCCTGCCCTACCTGGGGCAGCTTCGCGCCGGAGTGTTTGCGAGTCTTATCAGCGATCGCATCACCGGGGTCGACGGAACCTACCAGGGGCAAAGTGAGGTTGATGGCAAGCAGGTGCGGGTGCGGGTCAATGCTGACCAGGCCTATTATTACGGGCTGGAAGCAGGTCTGCGCAGTGAGGCGTTCTTTGGGGTGTCACTCTACGGAAACCTGGCGTTGATCGATGGGGCTGTGGAGGCTTCAGAACCTGATGCGAGTTTTGAGGGGGGACCTTTGCACGGGCTCTTTGCCGGCGATCGAGACTGGACCACGCCCCGGCGCCTGCCGCCGATGCAGTACCTGGTCGGGCTGAGTTACAGCCCGCTGCCCGAGGTGCAGGCGGCGCTTTTTGTGCAGGGCGCCGGGGCTCAGGAGCGTCTCTCCAGTGGTGACCGCCGCGATTACCGGATCTGCGAGGTGGCTCCGGGACAACTCGCCGCGGAGGTGGGGCAGGAGTGCGGGGGGACGCCCGGGTGGGCCACGCTGAACTTGCGCGCGAGCTATCGCCCGCTTCCCCTGCTGGAGTTGGATCTGGCTCTGACAAATTTGAGCGATGAGCGCTACCAGCATCATGGGTCGGGGATGCTCGGTGCGGGGCGTCAGGCGTTGCTCAGCGCGACGCTCGGATTCTGA